CCGTGTTAAATCGTTCACAGTGTTGCtcgaaaatcattcaaaattaattctttttttatgtaaaatcACAAACCAATTAAGGTTCAATCTTACTAATGCTTATCATTCCCATTCTTCTCTTTACAGGTCTCATCTAATGGAGTGATTGCTTTTGTGCAACAATTATTGCAACCGCTAAAAATATTAAAGTGCTTTGAAGTGGTCTAATGATTCAAGTTTGCAATACAAATGACACTCATGCTGGCATCAGATAAGGAAGGAAATCAAGGAAGCCAATCCGCACCTACTCGCAACGTGGCATCGAATTGAACGCAGTGTGAACCGCTAACAGGAATCGGAATATTGATTAGCTTGTTTAACGTAGCGTGTGGTATTCATCCTTGGCATACCAAATTCATCAAACGTTATGTTGAATAATTTGATCGTTTCGTGTTTCTCGTAGTAGACCTGATTCAGAGAGACGCAGATAAAGATAGCAAAAAGgaaggattgctgctgctataagGATAgcagaaaggaaacaaaaaagtaacGAAACAGTATCAGTGAATGCTCCCGGCAAAGTTCCTATAGTTAGTAGCGAAATAGGGTGCATCAAGGCAGTTGTCTCAGCTCTCTAACGGTTCGAGAAGATGATCCTGGTTTGAATGAAGTTACCATCATCCTTGTGTATACATTTTTGTCGTCTGTCACAAGCAAAATGCGGCGCACAAGTCGCAACTCCTTCAACTTCGATTTTCCCCTACGACGCCTGCTGCTTCAAGGTGCGCGGGCAGCCCGCGGTAGTCCCCCACTCGGCCAGCGGCTCTGTGATGCAGAAAAGGGTGGTGGCGGAAACACCGGTGGAAACGGTGGCACGGGAGGTGTCGGATCGAATGCAGGAGGAAAGCACGATAAGACTGGATCGTCCGGCAATGCCGCTAACAAGGTGAGTGCATTTGGTCATATCAATCTGGCCAGCAAAGCCAATCAGTCCGCCGGTAGTTGGTAGCGCAATGATAAGATAAAACGTCGCCTTTTTGTTATTCTATTCTGCTTCGATTGTCTCCTTTGTTACTGGCCTGATCATATTGGCGAGCACCACAATCTCGGTTGATGGAGGAGCTAGTGTTGTGTGAAATGAACTTTCAATCAATTCTCAATGCCTATTGATTGAAGTCTATTTATGACCCAAAAAAGGCTTTACTATATCCATTTAGCTAGTTCTTCAGCTTTGCCGTCAGCTTTCTGTCGAATGGCTAAAGGTCATTGGATTTATTTTCCTCGATTTACTTGTTGCAGCCGGATGGTTAAAAATATTGGATGTCTATTTTTATTCGTCCAAGGCGTGACGAACTTCATGCTGGACGCCTTCGCGGTAGGTCGTAAGTGTGggctttttctaaaaataaatgcCTTGTGTGTTCAGACTGTTTCTAAGGGTCTCGTTTCGATGATCGGTATTCAGGCAATGGTTCCGAAGTTAATTATAAAAATAGTCCCGAAGTTTATCtgatattttatttatctATCTTTCGCCGTTACAGCACAATTCCGACGTATCGTCACAACATTCGGCCAACTCGCCCAGCAACCTGACGGATCGAGGCTCATCGAACGCCAAACTAACGCCTAGCAGCCACAAATCATCGCACAGTCTACATAGCAAAGGCGGCAGTTCAACATGCGGTGGCTCAAACGCGTCAACCGCAGCCGGGTCAGGCGCCGTCGGTGGCAAGTGTCCGGACGAGTGTCCACTCTGCTACGATACCGTGCCGACGGGTGAAGAATTCTATGCATTGTTAAACTGCAAGCACTATGCCTGCCGATCTTGCCTGGAGAACTACTTGATGATCGAGATTTCGGAATCCCGGACAGACATTTCGTGCCCACAGTGTTCCGACTCGATGCACCCGACCGACATTCAGGCGCTTCTGAAAGCGTTCCCTGCTGCCATTACCAAGTATGAGGACTTCATGGTGCGGCGCGTACTTTTAGCCGATCCGGATTCGCGTTGGTGTCCGGGACCGGACTGCAGCTACGCCGTCATCGCTAGCGGGTGTGCCTCCTGTCCGCGCATCTGTTGTCAGCGGCCCGGCTGCGATGTGCAGTTCTGCTATCACTGCAAGGCCGAGTGGCATCCGGATCAGACCTGCGATGCGGCCCGCGCTTCGCGCCAAAGTCCCACGCGCGCCCCGTCCGGTAGTATAAGAAAAAGCTCACAGCATAGTAagatttctctctttcgtcccAATATCCAACCCTGGCGTGGTACTCCTATTACCTTAACGGGCTCCTAATGTGTGTCAATCTTAACACTCTCCTCATCCGATGTGTATAACCTCTTTCCTACCAATCCTCTGATTGCAAGAGAGTTCGAGCAACGATGGCCTTTACTAATTGAATACTTCGCATTCTTTCTTTCACGCCATCGACAAATAACGAACCAAACACTCGACCACTCAACATAGAAGATGACATAAAACCCTGCCCACGCTGTCAGGTGCTGATCGTGAAGATGGACGATGGGTCTTGCAATCACATGGTGTGTGCGATATGTGGATCCGAATTTTGCTGGCTGTGTATGAAAGAGATCAGCGATCTGCATTACCTCAGCCCGTCCGGTTGTACATTCTGGGGCAAGAAACCCTGGTCGCGtaagaagaagctgctctgGCAGCTCGGTACACTCGTCGGTGCACCGCTCGGGATCGCTCTCGTGGCCGGAATTGCCGTCCCAGCGATGATAATTGGTTAGTATGAAAGAGTTTCTGAGCAAGAGGAAGGTTCGCTTGAATAATAATATCCGCGtctgttctttttcttttaggGATCCCGGTATGGGTTGGTCGTAAGATACACACGCGCTATAAGGCTACCGGTAAACACAAACGGAACTTAGCCGTCCTGGGAGGCGTTACTGCATcggtgagtgtgtatgtgtgtctgtgtagaGTCAGCTAGCTCGATCGGAGCTACGTTCATAACTAAAACCGAACACAATATCGAGGAATTGAAAACCGACTATCACATAACACTAGAGATTCGCGTAAACGACAAATCTGATTAACCCAATTCAGtcagaaatctgtcgagaagtaTACGCATACGCCGCTGTCTTTATAATAGTAGTATTCGCTGGGTCTTTATAATAGTAGGGCGCTGGAAAAGATCACTGTTCGATTGGTGTGTCGGTTAAGTAACAAGAAAGTCTCTATTTATAATATGGAGCCCATCACTCTACTAAACGGTTCATTTCGAATCGTCAGCTTTGGCTGCAATTATTGTTTTGTAATCAACACtttattcaaacatttttaattgctttagcggaaaatgtttcattttgaaaaGCTTCTCCACCCTGACACTGTTGTGTACGCTTCAAAAGCAGTACAACCGGCACCCTACTACCCTGCTTTAATGATCGTAATGATTTTCTGTGCGCATAAACCGTACGAATTATATCGAATGTTACCTATGTCTAACAATACGCTCTTCCAAAGCCAGTTGTATCCAAAATCTGCTACCAGCTGCGGATAACTGTCATCAGAGCGTTTGGAGCCGAAATTAAACCACATTTCTTTTGCGTGTTAGTTCGCCTTTAGAGCGTCTCGAATTAAGTGAATGTTTTGGATGGACTTTGGATGGATGCAAAAAGCGATGATTCAAACACTGACTCCCGCTCGCCCGGGTTCCTTTTACGCGACACAGCCTTCAAGACCTAGAATGCCTTCCTCATTAAAATCTCGCAGCACGTCCAGCAACCGCTGCTCGGCGGCCGCATTCCCGATGGCGATGTCGACCGAACCGATGCACAGTAGTAGTGCTAGCAGCAGCGACTGCCGATACTCGCAGTCCATCTTGTTCCGGCTGTAGCCCAGATCGGCCTCGATGTCGACGTCCATCTTAAGGCAGTAGGATTTGAGTGCACCGTAGTAGAGATCGAGCAACCGATCCGTATGCTGACGCCGGGTGCTAGACGGAATGGATGATATCAGGAGCAGTGCAAGATCGTTCGTTGGTCGACTGTAAGTCACCATCTGCCAGTCGAGTATGGTGCAGCTGTCGGTACGGTCGCTCTCGCTGCGGAACAGTAAATTGTTACACCAAAAatcggtgtgtgtgatcaGTCCcatcggttcgatcggttgcAGCAACGTCTCGATCAACTGCTTGGTTTTCGGGCGAATTTTTGTGAGCGCCTTCAGCTCGTTGGTGTAGCCGGGCGTACGCTCGAGGAACTTGGTCAGTTGAGGCATACCCTGTTCCACCAGCTGCTGATAGCTCTCCGTTGCCCGGGTGGTTTGAAAGAGGAACTAGAAGAAACAATCGTGTATTCATTAACGATGCGGATTGATCgttttatttggttttccaATTTATACTTACCGGATACTTTTCGTTCAGATCAACCTTCCGCTTGATCTTCAGTCCGAGGGAAAGAGCATGGATGGTGACAATTGCACGTATGGCTGCCTCGGTTTGGCCGAGTGTAAGGCCCGCGGTAAAGTTTGCTCCCTTGAAGCCAAGTGATCGCATATCCTCTAGCACCAGAATGCTTTCCGGTGCATCCGGGCTTGCTAGTGACAGCTGGGCGGATCCGCCGCAGCCCGGTGCATATTGGGTATAGAAGCAGGTTGGCACCGACACAACCATCCCGTTACCCTGCTCTTTGGGAAAGTATTGCTCCTGAAAGGCCATCAGGTCGGGCAGAATCTGTAAGATGGACAAACGGCAGAGACCATGCTATGTAAGTGTACGTCAACTATCGAGCTTCATGTTCCTCGATAGTCCACTACTTACGCTGGTATAGAATTTGATTTCTCGTAGATCGAACTGTGCTTCGGTTACAAAGTACCGACTGAAGGGATCCTGTGGCAGTAATTTTAT
The sequence above is a segment of the Anopheles darlingi chromosome 2, idAnoDarlMG_H_01, whole genome shotgun sequence genome. Coding sequences within it:
- the LOC125949749 gene encoding uncharacterized protein LOC125949749, coding for MSDTEEDSTCSDSCWPINEDWLMEVLKKHHEVRSGISISEFKVRQGCQDGVNNLSDILAVSVVYEFAKDGDDGGVRQSLDIVIKLLPQDPFSRYFVTEAQFDLREIKFYTSILPDLMAFQEQYFPKEQGNGMVVSVPTCFYTQYAPGCGGSAQLSLASPDAPESILVLEDMRSLGFKGANFTAGLTLGQTEAAIRAIVTIHALSLGLKIKRKVDLNEKYPFLFQTTRATESYQQLVEQGMPQLTKFLERTPGYTNELKALTKIRPKTKQLIETLLQPIEPMGLITHTDFWCNNLLFRSESDRTDSCTILDWQMVTYSRPTNDLALLLISSIPSSTRRQHTDRLLDLYYGALKSYCLKMDVDIEADLGYSRNKMDCEYRQSLLLALLLCIGSVDIAIGNAAAEQRLLDVLRDFNEEGILGLEGCVA